A genome region from Paradevosia shaoguanensis includes the following:
- a CDS encoding YybH family protein has product MAEGPEAVLALYGERINNHRFDDLVELISDEATFWFSEGSYSGEAIRRAFERTWGQVADEHYWLEDMRWIAMSESAASCIYRFRWRGMVGGEMHEGSGRGTSVLRKEAGGWKIVHEHLSPER; this is encoded by the coding sequence ATGGCCGAGGGGCCGGAAGCCGTGCTCGCGCTTTATGGCGAGCGGATCAACAACCATCGGTTCGATGATCTCGTCGAGCTGATTTCGGACGAGGCCACGTTCTGGTTCTCGGAAGGCTCCTATAGCGGAGAGGCCATCCGCCGGGCGTTCGAGCGCACCTGGGGGCAGGTGGCGGACGAGCACTACTGGCTCGAAGACATGCGCTGGATCGCCATGAGCGAGAGCGCGGCGAGCTGCATCTACCGGTTCCGCTGGCGCGGAATGGTCGGCGGGGAGATGCATGAAGGCAGCGGCCGCGGCACGAGCGTGCTGCGCAAGGAGGCCGGCGGCTGGAAGATCGTTCACGAGCATTTGAGCCCGGAACGGTAG
- the gyrB gene encoding DNA topoisomerase (ATP-hydrolyzing) subunit B, with translation MTDETNHDSSEYGADSIKVLKGLDAVRKRPGMYIGDTDDGSGLHHMIYEAVDNAIDEALAGHADLVTVTLNADGSASIIDNGRGMPTGIHKEEGVSAAEVIMTQLHAGGKFDQNSYKVSGGLHGVGISVVNALSTWLRLKIRRDGEIHEMGFTHGEPDAPLAVTGTYVQNKAPGTYEGRSGTEVSFLPSTQTFTLVEFDFKTLEHRLRELAFLNSGVRIVLSDRRHPEPIDVELHYEGGLEAFVRYLDKAKQPIIEKPISFTHERDGITVEVALQWNDSYHENVLCFTNNIPQRDGGTHLAGLRAALTRQITSYAETSGILKREKVQLSGEDAREGLTCVLSVKVPDPKFSSQTKDKLVSSEVRPAVENVVNDKLGQWFEEHPGEAKHVVGKVAEAAAAREAARKARELTRRKSALEISSLPGKLADCQERDPAKAEIFIVEGDSAGGSAKQGRDRATQAVLPLRGKILNVERARFDRMISSDQVGTLITALGTGIGREEFNADKLRYHKIIIMTDADVDGAHIRTLLLTFFYRQTPELIERGHIYIAQPPLYKIKRGSSEQYLKDERALEDYLISAGVDDAVFTTRKGTTHAGADLLDIVNQARDLVHGIENLNTRYNRSIVEQAAIVGGLDPEAVADPARSEEVMSRVANRLDRITDEYERGWQGEVTDEEGLLFTRTVRGVTESHLIDKALLNSADARKLRQITGKLDELYGGVAKLVRKGDETPIYGPSSLFRAISDAGRKGISLQRYKGLGEMNPEQLWETTLDPNARTLLKVEVRETDEADLTFTQLMGDLVEPRRDFIQDNALSVANLDV, from the coding sequence ATGACCGACGAAACCAACCACGATTCTTCCGAGTACGGCGCAGATTCCATCAAGGTCCTCAAAGGCCTCGACGCGGTGCGCAAACGTCCGGGCATGTATATCGGGGATACCGACGACGGTTCGGGCCTGCATCACATGATCTACGAGGCGGTCGACAACGCCATCGACGAGGCCTTGGCGGGCCACGCCGACCTCGTCACCGTCACCCTCAATGCCGATGGCTCCGCCTCGATCATCGACAATGGTCGCGGCATGCCCACCGGCATCCACAAGGAAGAAGGCGTCTCGGCGGCCGAGGTCATCATGACCCAGCTCCATGCCGGCGGTAAGTTCGACCAGAATTCCTATAAGGTTTCCGGTGGTCTCCACGGCGTGGGCATCTCCGTGGTCAACGCCCTCTCCACCTGGCTGCGCCTCAAGATCCGCCGCGATGGCGAAATCCACGAAATGGGCTTCACCCATGGCGAGCCCGATGCGCCGCTGGCCGTCACCGGCACCTACGTGCAGAACAAGGCGCCCGGCACCTATGAAGGTCGCTCCGGCACCGAAGTCAGCTTCCTGCCCTCTACGCAGACCTTCACGCTCGTCGAGTTCGACTTCAAGACGCTTGAGCACCGCCTGCGCGAGCTGGCCTTCCTCAATTCGGGCGTCCGCATCGTCCTTTCCGATCGCCGCCATCCCGAGCCGATCGATGTGGAGCTGCACTATGAGGGGGGCCTGGAAGCCTTCGTCAGGTATCTCGACAAGGCCAAGCAGCCCATCATCGAAAAGCCGATCTCGTTCACCCACGAGCGGGACGGCATCACCGTGGAAGTCGCTCTCCAGTGGAACGATTCCTACCACGAGAACGTGCTCTGCTTCACCAACAACATCCCGCAGCGCGATGGCGGCACGCACCTTGCGGGCCTGCGCGCCGCGCTGACGCGCCAGATCACCTCCTATGCCGAAACCAGCGGCATCCTGAAGCGTGAAAAGGTCCAGCTCTCGGGCGAAGATGCCCGCGAGGGGCTGACCTGCGTGCTCTCGGTCAAGGTGCCGGACCCGAAATTCTCGTCCCAGACCAAGGACAAGCTGGTGTCCTCCGAAGTGCGCCCGGCCGTCGAGAACGTCGTCAACGACAAGCTCGGTCAGTGGTTCGAGGAGCATCCGGGCGAGGCCAAGCACGTCGTCGGCAAGGTCGCCGAAGCCGCCGCCGCCCGCGAAGCCGCGCGCAAGGCGCGCGAGCTCACCCGCCGCAAGTCCGCGCTCGAAATCTCTTCGCTCCCCGGCAAGCTCGCCGATTGCCAGGAGCGCGATCCGGCCAAGGCCGAAATCTTCATCGTCGAGGGTGACTCGGCCGGTGGTTCCGCCAAGCAGGGCCGCGACCGCGCCACCCAGGCCGTGCTGCCGCTGCGCGGAAAGATTCTCAACGTCGAGCGCGCGCGCTTTGACCGCATGATCTCGTCCGACCAGGTCGGCACGCTCATCACCGCGCTCGGCACCGGCATCGGCCGCGAAGAGTTCAACGCCGACAAGCTGCGCTACCACAAGATCATCATCATGACGGACGCCGACGTCGACGGCGCCCATATCCGCACGCTGCTGCTGACCTTCTTCTACCGGCAGACGCCCGAACTCATCGAGCGCGGCCACATCTACATCGCTCAGCCCCCGCTCTATAAGATCAAGCGTGGTTCCTCCGAGCAGTATCTCAAGGACGAGCGGGCGCTCGAGGATTACCTCATCTCCGCCGGCGTCGATGATGCCGTCTTCACCACGCGCAAGGGTACGACCCATGCCGGTGCGGACCTGCTCGATATCGTCAATCAGGCCCGTGATCTCGTCCACGGCATCGAAAACCTCAACACACGCTACAACCGCTCGATCGTCGAGCAGGCGGCCATTGTGGGCGGCCTCGATCCGGAAGCCGTGGCCGATCCGGCCCGCTCGGAAGAAGTCATGTCCCGCGTCGCCAACCGGCTCGATCGCATTACCGACGAATACGAGCGCGGCTGGCAGGGTGAGGTCACCGACGAGGAAGGCCTGCTCTTCACCCGCACCGTGCGCGGCGTGACCGAAAGCCACCTCATCGACAAGGCGCTGCTCAACAGCGCCGATGCCCGCAAGCTGCGCCAGATCACCGGCAAGCTTGACGAGCTCTATGGCGGCGTTGCCAAGCTCGTGCGCAAGGGCGACGAAACCCCGATCTACGGGCCGTCCTCCCTCTTCCGCGCCATTTCCGATGCCGGCCGCAAGGGCATTTCGCTCCAGCGCTACAAGGGCCTGGGCGAGATGAACCCCGAGCAGCTCTGGGAAACCACCCTCGACCCCAATGCGCGCACCCTGCTCAAGGTCGAAGTCAGGGAAACCGACGAGGCCGACCTCACCTTCACCCAGCTCATGGGCGACCTGGTCGAACCCCGCCGCGACTTCATCCAGGACAACGCCTTGAGCGTGGCGAACCTGGACGTTTGA
- the dnaN gene encoding DNA polymerase III subunit beta encodes MLVTLERNHLLKSLGHVHRVVERRNTYPILANVLLKATPEGLDLRATDLDIEVTESVPAMVGTPGTTTVPAHTLYEIVRKLADGAEVRLETSGAEQMLLTSGRSRFHLACISPDSFPDLKSGTFGFNFSIPAATMRELIERTQFAISNEETRYYLNGIYLHTLEVNGKPTLRAVATDGHRMARAETDAPAGASGMPGVIVPKKTVGEVQKLLDGAEGDVAVEVSDTKIRFTLGSVVLLSKLIEGTFPDYDRVTPKNNDKEMNVDRAAFATAVDRVSTIASDRGGKAVKLSLNQGQLELSVTNPDHGTASEELPVDFTTDNFEIGFNARYLLDIVGQIRSDNAVFLFNDAGSPTLVREDGDAKALYVLMPMRV; translated from the coding sequence ATGCTTGTAACGCTCGAACGCAATCATCTGCTCAAGTCGCTCGGTCACGTGCACCGGGTCGTTGAGCGCCGCAACACCTATCCGATCCTCGCCAACGTGCTGCTCAAGGCCACGCCCGAGGGCCTCGACCTCAGAGCCACCGACCTCGATATCGAGGTGACCGAGAGCGTTCCGGCCATGGTCGGCACTCCGGGCACCACCACTGTCCCGGCCCATACCCTCTACGAAATCGTCCGCAAGCTCGCCGACGGCGCCGAAGTGCGGCTCGAAACCTCGGGCGCCGAGCAGATGCTGCTCACCTCAGGGCGTTCGCGCTTCCACCTCGCCTGCATCTCGCCGGACAGCTTCCCCGATCTCAAATCGGGCACGTTCGGCTTCAATTTCTCGATCCCCGCCGCCACCATGCGCGAGCTGATCGAGCGCACCCAGTTCGCCATCTCCAACGAAGAGACGCGCTACTACCTCAACGGCATCTATCTCCACACGCTCGAGGTCAACGGCAAGCCGACCCTGCGCGCCGTAGCCACCGATGGCCACCGCATGGCTCGTGCCGAGACCGATGCTCCTGCCGGCGCCTCCGGCATGCCCGGCGTCATCGTCCCCAAGAAGACCGTGGGCGAGGTCCAGAAACTCCTCGATGGCGCCGAAGGCGACGTCGCGGTGGAAGTCTCCGACACCAAGATCCGCTTCACCCTCGGCTCGGTCGTCCTGCTCTCCAAGCTCATCGAGGGCACTTTCCCCGATTACGACCGCGTCACCCCCAAGAACAACGACAAGGAAATGAATGTCGACCGCGCCGCCTTCGCGACCGCCGTCGACCGCGTTTCCACCATCGCTTCGGACCGTGGCGGCAAGGCCGTGAAGCTCTCGCTCAACCAGGGCCAGCTCGAGCTTTCGGTCACCAATCCCGACCACGGCACGGCCTCGGAAGAACTGCCGGTCGATTTCACCACCGACAATTTCGAGATCGGCTTTAACGCCCGCTATCTCCTCGACATCGTCGGCCAGATCCGTTCGGACAACGCCGTCTTCCTCTTCAACGATGCCGGCTCGCCCACGCTTGTGCGCGAGGATGGTGACGCCAAGGCGCTCTACGTCCTCATGCCGATGCGCGTCTAG
- a CDS encoding PBP1A family penicillin-binding protein, whose product MEFRISPEDRVGGQPANKRGQKAAPKRTGWGAKKVEPSMGAVAVGNFVDDERSGSGTPPPPRKPQRGKAKPAKAKKSRRRSGGGFLMRLFYWVFILAVWGGIAAAGVVVYFAAQLPASDTWAVPDRPPNIRILAADGQLISNRGKTGGEAVAIRELPYYVPAAFISIEDRRFMSHFGIDPMGLAAVALESLKAGGVTRGASTITQQVAKNLFLSPDQTLGRKVQEAVLSLWLERNYSKEQILELYLNRMFFGHNSYGIEAAAQTYFGVSARNLSLAQAAMLAGVLKAPSTYNPKSNPERAAQRQKLVLQAMAEEGYITQDEAKAATISPGQPIRTKVAGAESYVADWVESLMQAYIGDIKEDVIVQTTINWDLQKQAEFIVKEAVAKEGPKRGFSQGALVSMEPDGTVRAMVGGVDYAKSQYNRAVTARRQPGSAFKPFVYLAAMEKGYTPDTVADDSPFTFNGWSPENASRKYNGPVTLRTGLAYSLNTIAARLAIDVTPQVVVDTAMRMGISSHMDAVPSIALGTSEVSLLELTAAYAPFANGGNGVIANVITHIETASGKTLYDAVAGGPGQVISPPVLAEMNDMLTTAVQVGTGKGAHLGSWPVGGKTGTSQKARDALFVGYTSHMVTGVWLGNDDDKKTSLSGGNVPVQIWSEFMNKAHQGLTVAALPGGISQPTIAEAPMQPMMDANGQPVLTPDGEQVYEPVPQQFLQPAQPAPTTDIVGQQQTLPQDIVGMEPQAFDQQQQVQQPVDQQQPVYVQPPADVPQQQPVQQVPVEPQRKTTVVDIINGLFGG is encoded by the coding sequence ATGGAATTTCGCATCTCTCCAGAAGATCGCGTCGGCGGGCAGCCGGCCAACAAGCGCGGCCAGAAGGCTGCGCCCAAGCGTACGGGTTGGGGAGCCAAAAAAGTCGAACCCTCCATGGGCGCGGTTGCCGTCGGCAATTTCGTCGATGACGAGCGCAGCGGCAGCGGTACGCCGCCTCCGCCCCGCAAGCCGCAGCGCGGCAAGGCCAAGCCCGCCAAGGCCAAAAAGAGCCGCAGGCGCTCGGGCGGCGGCTTTCTCATGCGCCTCTTCTACTGGGTATTCATCCTCGCTGTCTGGGGCGGCATCGCCGCGGCCGGCGTCGTGGTCTATTTCGCTGCCCAGCTCCCGGCTTCCGATACCTGGGCCGTGCCCGACCGGCCGCCCAATATCCGCATCCTCGCCGCCGACGGCCAGCTGATCTCCAATCGCGGCAAGACCGGCGGCGAAGCCGTCGCCATCCGCGAATTGCCCTATTACGTGCCGGCCGCCTTCATCTCCATCGAAGACCGCCGCTTCATGAGCCATTTCGGCATCGATCCGATGGGCCTGGCCGCCGTGGCGCTCGAAAGCCTCAAGGCCGGCGGGGTCACCCGCGGTGCCTCGACCATCACCCAGCAGGTCGCCAAGAACCTCTTCCTCTCGCCCGACCAGACCCTTGGTCGTAAGGTGCAGGAAGCCGTGCTCTCCCTCTGGCTCGAGCGCAACTATTCCAAGGAACAGATTCTCGAGCTCTACCTCAACCGCATGTTCTTCGGCCACAATTCCTACGGCATCGAAGCGGCGGCGCAGACCTATTTCGGCGTCTCGGCGCGCAATCTCTCGCTCGCGCAGGCCGCCATGCTCGCCGGCGTCCTCAAGGCGCCTTCGACCTATAATCCCAAGTCCAATCCCGAGCGGGCCGCCCAGCGCCAGAAGCTGGTGCTCCAGGCCATGGCCGAGGAAGGCTACATCACCCAGGACGAGGCCAAGGCTGCCACCATCAGCCCCGGCCAGCCCATCCGCACCAAGGTCGCCGGCGCCGAATCCTATGTCGCCGACTGGGTGGAAAGCCTGATGCAGGCCTATATCGGGGACATCAAGGAAGACGTGATCGTCCAGACCACGATCAACTGGGATCTCCAGAAGCAGGCCGAGTTCATCGTCAAGGAAGCCGTGGCCAAGGAAGGTCCCAAGCGCGGCTTCTCGCAGGGTGCCCTCGTCTCGATGGAGCCCGATGGCACCGTGCGCGCCATGGTGGGCGGCGTCGATTACGCCAAGAGCCAGTATAACCGCGCCGTCACCGCGCGCCGCCAGCCCGGCTCGGCCTTCAAGCCCTTCGTCTATCTCGCCGCCATGGAAAAGGGCTATACGCCCGATACCGTCGCCGATGACTCGCCTTTCACCTTCAACGGCTGGAGCCCGGAAAACGCCTCGCGCAAGTATAACGGCCCGGTGACGCTGCGGACGGGTCTCGCCTATTCGCTCAATACCATCGCCGCGCGCCTCGCCATCGACGTCACCCCGCAGGTCGTCGTCGACACCGCCATGCGCATGGGCATTTCCTCGCACATGGATGCGGTGCCCTCGATCGCTCTGGGCACGTCCGAAGTCTCGCTCCTCGAGCTGACCGCCGCCTATGCGCCTTTCGCCAATGGCGGCAACGGCGTCATCGCCAATGTCATCACCCATATCGAGACGGCCAGCGGCAAGACCCTTTACGACGCCGTCGCCGGCGGTCCGGGCCAGGTGATCTCCCCGCCCGTCCTCGCCGAGATGAACGACATGCTCACCACCGCCGTCCAGGTCGGTACCGGCAAGGGCGCGCATCTGGGCAGCTGGCCCGTGGGCGGCAAGACCGGTACGTCCCAGAAGGCACGCGACGCGCTCTTCGTGGGCTATACCTCGCACATGGTCACCGGCGTCTGGCTGGGTAACGACGACGACAAGAAGACCTCGCTCTCGGGCGGTAACGTCCCGGTGCAGATCTGGTCCGAGTTCATGAACAAAGCGCATCAGGGCCTGACGGTCGCCGCGCTGCCGGGCGGCATCAGCCAGCCCACTATTGCCGAAGCCCCCATGCAGCCGATGATGGATGCCAACGGCCAGCCCGTGCTCACCCCCGATGGCGAGCAGGTCTATGAGCCCGTGCCCCAGCAGTTCCTGCAGCCGGCCCAGCCGGCGCCGACCACCGACATCGTCGGCCAGCAGCAGACCCTGCCGCAGGATATCGTGGGCATGGAGCCGCAGGCCTTCGACCAGCAGCAACAGGTCCAGCAGCCGGTCGACCAGCAGCAGCCGGTCTACGTCCAGCCCCCCGCTGACGTCCCCCAGCAACAGCCCGTCCAGCAGGTCCCCGTCGAGCCCCAGCGCAAGACCACCGTGGTGGACATCATCAACGGCCTCTTCGGCGGCTGA
- a CDS encoding ActR/PrrA/RegA family redox response regulator transcription factor codes for MSDFDDLLQSDRTLLLVDDDKVFLTRLERAMVKRGFDVRIADTVADGIAAVNAIPPAFAVVDLRLEDGNGLQVLSVLHEKRPDARAVVLTGYGNIATAVTAVKLGAVDYLAKPADADDVINALLATGEKHPEPPENPMSADRVRWEHIQRVYELCDRNVSETARRLNMHRRTLQRILAKRAPR; via the coding sequence ATGAGTGATTTTGACGACTTGCTGCAATCGGACCGCACCCTGTTGCTCGTTGACGACGACAAGGTTTTTCTCACGCGCCTTGAGCGCGCCATGGTCAAACGCGGCTTCGATGTCCGCATAGCCGATACGGTTGCCGACGGCATCGCCGCCGTCAACGCGATCCCGCCCGCCTTCGCCGTGGTGGACCTCCGCCTCGAGGACGGCAACGGCCTCCAGGTGCTCTCGGTCCTGCACGAAAAGCGCCCCGATGCGCGCGCCGTGGTGCTGACCGGCTATGGCAACATCGCCACTGCCGTTACCGCCGTGAAGCTGGGCGCCGTCGACTACCTGGCCAAGCCGGCCGATGCCGATGACGTCATCAACGCGCTCCTCGCCACCGGCGAAAAGCACCCCGAGCCGCCCGAAAACCCGATGTCGGCCGATCGCGTCCGCTGGGAGCATATCCAGCGCGTCTACGAGCTGTGCGACCGCAACGTCTCGGAGACCGCCCGGCGCCTCAACATGCACCGGCGCACCCTCCAGCGCATCCTGGCCAAGCGCGCCCCGCGCTGA
- the recF gene encoding DNA replication/repair protein RecF (All proteins in this family for which functions are known are DNA-binding proteins that assist the filamentation of RecA onto DNA for the initiation of recombination or recombinational repair.) — protein sequence MRYISRLRLTAFRNYAAAALDLDSRHVVLIGPNGAGKTNLLEAVSMLSPGRGLRRAPFESLANQGSDLPWAVAATIETDDGPVDIGTGASPGDGPRRVRINGANARSIEEMSAYLRVLWLTPAMDGLFSGPASDRRRFLDRLVTTLIPGHSAAVSDFDKAMRQRNRLLDDNADPLWLSAVEAQMAEQAAAIHFARTDSLGHLQALIEETVDDGSFPKAHLALTPLFQSGTEPASSSALETALKDIWSRSRALDRAAGRTTLGPHRIDLEVYHAQKHMPAALGSTGEQKALLIGLVLAQARLVARMTGITPFLLLDEIAAHLDSNRRASLFAALDNLGTQCFMTGTDPVLFEALGRSAQVVAVRDGRLALNP from the coding sequence ATGCGCTATATCTCCCGCCTCCGCCTCACCGCCTTCCGCAATTATGCGGCGGCGGCGCTGGATCTCGATTCGCGCCATGTCGTGCTGATCGGGCCCAATGGCGCCGGCAAGACCAACCTCCTCGAAGCGGTCTCCATGCTCTCGCCCGGCCGCGGCCTGCGGCGTGCGCCCTTCGAGAGCCTCGCCAACCAGGGCAGCGACCTGCCCTGGGCCGTTGCCGCCACCATCGAGACCGATGACGGCCCCGTCGATATCGGCACCGGCGCCTCGCCCGGCGACGGTCCCCGGCGCGTACGCATCAACGGCGCTAATGCCCGCTCCATCGAGGAGATGAGCGCCTATCTGCGCGTCCTCTGGCTCACCCCGGCCATGGATGGCCTCTTTTCCGGCCCCGCCAGCGACCGCCGGCGCTTCCTCGACAGGCTGGTGACCACCCTCATCCCCGGCCATTCCGCCGCCGTATCCGACTTCGACAAGGCCATGCGCCAGCGCAACCGGCTGCTCGACGACAATGCCGATCCGCTCTGGCTCTCCGCCGTCGAGGCGCAGATGGCAGAGCAGGCCGCCGCCATCCATTTCGCCCGCACCGATAGCCTCGGGCACCTTCAGGCGCTGATCGAGGAAACCGTCGACGACGGTTCCTTCCCCAAGGCCCATCTGGCCCTGACACCGCTCTTTCAAAGCGGCACGGAACCGGCCTCTTCGAGCGCCCTCGAAACGGCGCTCAAGGACATCTGGTCGCGCTCCCGTGCCCTTGATCGCGCCGCCGGACGCACCACATTAGGACCACACCGCATCGATCTCGAAGTCTACCACGCGCAAAAGCACATGCCTGCTGCGCTGGGCTCGACCGGCGAGCAGAAAGCGCTGCTGATCGGTCTGGTCCTGGCTCAGGCGCGGCTCGTTGCCCGCATGACCGGCATCACGCCTTTCCTGCTGCTCGACGAGATCGCCGCCCATCTCGATTCCAACCGTCGCGCCTCGCTTTTCGCGGCGCTCGACAACCTCGGCACCCAGTGTTTCATGACCGGCACCGATCCCGTGCTGTTCGAAGCGCTCGGGCGCAGCGCGCAAGTGGTTGCCGTCCGCGACGGCCGGCTGGCGCTCAATCCGTAA
- a CDS encoding DUF2852 domain-containing protein gives MHTAIIKPQWSPLTIALMVLGFIVFWPLGLAMLAYILWGERFGGSAERADAWVSKQKAWASRNWNCGPRGFARNSFGSGNAAFDEYREEQLKRLDEERRRLDEEITEFHDYMRNLRMAKDREEFDRFMRNRNGNRPNYGQPGNGDGPHEV, from the coding sequence ATGCACACAGCAATTATCAAACCGCAATGGTCTCCCCTGACCATTGCACTCATGGTCCTCGGATTCATCGTGTTCTGGCCTCTCGGACTGGCCATGCTGGCCTATATCCTGTGGGGCGAGAGGTTCGGCGGTTCGGCCGAACGCGCCGATGCCTGGGTCAGCAAGCAGAAGGCATGGGCCAGCCGTAACTGGAATTGCGGCCCGCGCGGTTTTGCCCGCAATTCCTTCGGCAGCGGCAACGCGGCGTTCGACGAGTATCGCGAGGAACAGCTCAAGCGCCTCGACGAGGAACGCCGCCGGCTCGATGAAGAGATCACCGAATTCCACGACTATATGCGGAACCTGCGCATGGCCAAGGACCGCGAGGAATTCGACCGCTTCATGCGCAACCGGAACGGGAACCGCCCCAATTACGGTCAGCCCGGCAACGGCGATGGACCGCACGAGGTTTAA
- a CDS encoding M48 family metallopeptidase → MFEPKIPASTQTRIDGRLVEVAVRVSARARSYRLSLPHHGKPVLTVPRHGRWREAEAFLNRQTAWLAARLKRNAGPLPFAEGAEVPLRGVKHRIAGTGKIRGRVEALLVAEGPALLVPGEPAHHARRLTDWFKAEAQKDLEARVAVHAERLGVKVVSISMRSQSTRWGSCSSSGRLNFNWRLVLAPDYVLDYVAAHEVAHLVEMNHSPAFWATVKRTLPDMERGRAWLKAHGRELMAYGVEA, encoded by the coding sequence TTGTTCGAACCCAAGATTCCCGCCTCTACCCAGACGCGCATAGACGGCCGCCTCGTGGAAGTGGCGGTGCGGGTGAGCGCGCGTGCGCGCAGCTACAGGCTGTCGCTGCCCCATCACGGAAAACCGGTGCTGACGGTGCCGCGGCATGGCCGCTGGCGCGAGGCGGAAGCCTTCCTCAACCGGCAGACGGCGTGGCTGGCCGCGCGCCTCAAGCGCAATGCCGGCCCCCTGCCCTTCGCCGAAGGCGCCGAGGTGCCGCTGCGCGGGGTCAAGCACCGGATTGCGGGCACCGGCAAGATCCGCGGACGGGTCGAGGCGCTGCTGGTGGCCGAGGGACCGGCGCTGCTGGTGCCGGGCGAGCCGGCGCATCATGCGCGGCGGCTGACCGACTGGTTCAAGGCAGAGGCGCAGAAGGACCTCGAGGCGCGCGTGGCGGTGCATGCCGAGCGGCTGGGAGTGAAGGTGGTCTCGATCAGCATGCGCAGCCAGTCGACGCGCTGGGGCTCATGCTCGAGCTCGGGCCGGCTCAACTTCAACTGGCGGCTGGTGCTGGCGCCGGACTATGTGCTCGACTATGTGGCGGCCCATGAGGTGGCGCACCTGGTGGAGATGAACCATTCACCGGCCTTCTGGGCGACGGTGAAGCGGACGCTGCCGGACATGGAGCGCGGACGAGCCTGGCTCAAGGCGCATGGGCGGGAGCTCATGGCTTATGGGGTCGAGGCGTAG
- a CDS encoding ActS/PrrB/RegB family redox-sensitive histidine kinase, which yields MTVAAPPSTVQPTPNFRPIRLETLVWLRWLAVGGQIVAVLFVEFVLGYPTPLAPCLALIGLSVVMNLFFIFRYGAGDRLRPEVAAFQLAYDCLQLGALLALTGGLQNPFSLLLLAPISVSATTLPQRATVYLVILVAVIASILSVWHMPLPWKPGTRLVFDRLYVVGIWVALLCGMVFIATYINRVAHEARQLADALNATELALSRHEQLNALDGLAAAAAHELGTPLSTIALVAKEMRAEVPSGPLAEDVDLLIEQSQRCGAILAKLRDLGAERGDPFAAAPLADILAEVAKPHQKRKTIRLETQGDPETAPTVKRNAGLLYGLGNLIENATEFAHQTVTVRSAWDAMTVTVTITDDGPGFPPELMARLGEPYLTTRARVEGSDSGGLGLGIFIAKTLLERTGAQIRFQNVHLDRFAQVQVVWPRKVIEQSV from the coding sequence ATGACCGTTGCCGCCCCGCCTTCCACCGTCCAGCCGACCCCCAATTTCCGCCCGATCAGGCTGGAAACCCTGGTCTGGCTGCGCTGGCTGGCCGTCGGGGGCCAGATCGTGGCCGTGCTCTTCGTCGAATTCGTGCTCGGCTACCCCACCCCGCTCGCCCCTTGCCTGGCGCTGATCGGGCTTTCGGTGGTGATGAATCTCTTCTTCATCTTCCGCTACGGCGCTGGCGATCGCCTGCGCCCCGAAGTGGCGGCCTTCCAGCTCGCCTATGATTGCCTCCAGCTCGGCGCGCTCCTTGCCCTCACCGGCGGGTTGCAGAATCCCTTCTCGCTCCTCCTCCTCGCGCCCATCTCGGTCTCGGCCACCACGCTCCCCCAGCGCGCCACGGTCTATCTCGTCATCCTCGTCGCCGTCATCGCCTCCATCCTTTCGGTCTGGCACATGCCGCTTCCCTGGAAGCCGGGCACGCGCCTCGTCTTCGATCGGCTCTATGTGGTGGGCATCTGGGTGGCTTTGCTCTGCGGCATGGTCTTTATCGCCACCTATATCAACCGTGTCGCCCACGAAGCCCGCCAGCTCGCCGATGCTCTCAATGCCACCGAGCTGGCCCTTTCCCGCCACGAACAGCTCAACGCGCTCGATGGCCTCGCCGCCGCCGCCGCCCATGAGCTGGGTACCCCGCTCTCCACCATCGCCCTCGTCGCCAAGGAAATGCGCGCCGAAGTCCCCTCCGGCCCCCTGGCCGAAGACGTCGACCTCCTCATCGAGCAGTCCCAGCGGTGCGGCGCGATCCTCGCCAAGCTGCGTGATCTGGGCGCCGAGCGCGGCGATCCCTTCGCCGCCGCCCCGCTCGCCGATATCCTCGCCGAGGTCGCCAAGCCCCACCAGAAGCGCAAGACCATCCGGCTCGAAACTCAGGGCGATCCGGAGACCGCGCCCACCGTCAAGCGCAATGCCGGCCTCCTCTATGGCCTGGGCAACCTCATCGAGAACGCCACCGAGTTCGCCCACCAGACCGTCACCGTCCGCTCCGCCTGGGACGCCATGACCGTCACCGTCACCATCACCGACGATGGCCCCGGCTTCCCGCCCGAGCTCATGGCGCGGCTGGGCGAGCCCTATCTCACCACCCGCGCCCGTGTCGAAGGCTCGGATTCGGGCGGCCTCGGCCTCGGCATCTTCATCGCCAAGACCCTTCTCGAACGCACCGGGGCACAGATACGCTTCCAGAACGTTCATCTTGATCGCTTCGCCCAGGTCCAGGTCGTCTGGCCGCGAAAGGTGATCGAACAGTCCGTCTAG